The Eremothecium cymbalariae DBVPG#7215 chromosome 8, complete sequence genome has a window encoding:
- a CDS encoding DNA-binding domain-containing protein (similar to Ashbya gossypii ADR236W), translating into MTAVTETLTQGQVFMLEPTYDMQHRDNSSMAGTVEDVGGVSDSLSSQGSGTMPRPPRATLEQRIQILDLYHSTKITQAQIVNQFKEQVSISGSTLSEWIKKEDELRERYKDLQEKQLAKAKVSKNKSNYKYDEMNKLMDDYVSILRLNNQQITENTLRECWQQYARYLGITDPKRLKSFSNGWLSQFKKRHGLKLKRNFLKPGVVSSGKNTNYGKVAPLVNISKDLEMDDLFCQVSPVVGNSQSYSPPTYESIQKSESSTEMKGQVQHLKAEDSPVDLSASKKLEYQYQGPPSVNNIPTSSHTTQSEILTSKPGDLLMGSTEKGCGTGAQYLMQPQNVAKSQEITQFRYIAQVPQEEIHVESSSPVQNLQRSYMLSEMEFERFLNKYAHEFLVTNMDRYPQSFALFQHLTQTFREERDLNADDRLKNLFMKC; encoded by the coding sequence ATGACAGCTGTTACTGAAACGCTTACACAAGGACAGGTATTTATGCTTGAGCCTACATATGATATGCAGCATAGAGACAATTCAAGTATGGCAGGTACCGTCGAAGACGTTGGTGGGGTGTCGGATTCGCTTTCTTCTCAAGGTTCAGGAACGATGCCAAGACCCCCACGGGCTACGTTGGAGCAGCGAATTCAGATCTTGGACCTTTATCATAGCACAAAAATCACACAAGCGCAGATCGTAAATCAGTTTAAGGAACAGGTCTCGATATCTGGGTCGACTCTGAGTGAGTGGATTAAGAAAGAGGACGAACTGCGCGAACGTTACAAGGATTTGCAAGAAAAGCAACTTGCCAAGGCCAAGGTGAgcaaaaataaaagcaaCTACAAATACGATGAGATGAATAAGCTCATGGATGATTACGTTTCTATTCTAAGACTCAATAATCAGCAGATAACAGAAAACACACTCAGAGAGTGCTGGCAACAATACGCGAGATATTTGGGGATTACTGATCCGAAGCGGCTAAAGTCATTCAGTAATGGATGGCTGTCTCAGTTCAAGAAACGACATGGGTTGAAGTTGAAGCGAAACTTCCTCAAGCCTGGGGTAGTGTCATCAGGCAAGAATACTAACTATGGGAAAGTGGCGCCATTGgtgaatatttcaaaagatttaGAGATGGATGATTTGTTTTGTCAAGTGTCACCCGTGGTAGGTAACAGTCAGAGTTATTCCCCTCCAACTTATGAATCCATCCAGAAGAGCGAAAGCTCCACCGAAATGAAAGGGCAAGTACAGCACCTAAAAGCTGAAGACTCACCTGTAGATCTCTCAGCGAGCAAAAAACTAGAATACCAGTATCAAGGTCCTCCTTCTGTGAATAATATACCAACTTCATCACATACTACACAGTCCGAAATACTTACCTCAAAGCCTGGAGATCTCCTTATGGGCTCCACTGAAAAAGGCTGTGGTACTGGTGCTCAATATCTCATGCAGCCTCAAAACGTGGCAAAGTCTCAGGAGATAACTCAATTCAGGTATATTGCGCAAGTGCCACAGGAGGAAATTCATGTAGAGAGCTCAAGCCCAGTGCAAAACTTACAGAGATCTTACATGCTCAGTGAGATGGAGTTTGAAAGATTCCTCAACAAATATGCACACGAGTTTTTGGTAACAAATATGGACAGGTATCCACAGTCTTTCGCACTATTTCAACATTTAACCCAAACATTTCGAGAGGAAAGAGATCTAAATGCCGATGACAGATTGAAAAACTTGTTTATGAAGTGTTGA
- a CDS encoding uncharacterized protein (similar to Ashbya gossypii ADR238C), translating into MKFSKVIYGAAIIEGIASGVEGKKSSNRQGIRKYDKISPSLAEIRADAAVAKTNTDTSSVEGKGFNRFLVIWLENTDFDKAAGDSNMKWLGEHGITLNNYWALTHPSMPNYLASVGGDYFAVDDDRFIRVPENVSTVVDLLDTKGISWSEYQEHQPYTGFQGFNYSNQETFASDYVRKHNPLVLYDSIVNDDDRLANLKNFTQFYKDLEDEKLPQYAIITPNMTNDGHDTTIKFAADWSRSFLEPLLSNEYFMRDTLVLLTFDENDTYTSANRVFSILLGGAVPEHLKGTTDDTYYDHYSQLSSIEANWDLPHLGRHDVDANVFQFVADKIGVTNVDVETTYKYNNYTYIGYFNDVNIEFPAPNVTAINKNGKGILDSIKEVWEKEYEKQVAGSYFTSTTTTVTPSSHSTADIIVPVETVLSQTADYNNAKDASSSVTSSSVTVFSVANSPAGAAFQLLPGMPFSVQLLFTLLIGFVV; encoded by the coding sequence ATGAAGTTTTCAAAGGTGATATATGGGGCAGCAATCATTGAGGGGATTGCCAGTGGTGTTGAAGGTAAAAAGAGTTCCAATCGGCAGGGGATTAGGAAATACGACAAGATCAGTCCCTCGTTAGCGGAAATCAGGGCTGATGCGGCGGTGGCGAAGACCAATACGGATACGTCTTCTGTGGAGGGTAAAGGGTTTAACAGGTTTCTTGTGATTTGGTTGGAAAATACGGATTTCGATAAGGCGGCTGGTGATTCCAATATGAAGTGGTTGGGTGAGCACGGTATAACGTTGAATAATTATTGGGCGTTGACGCATCCTTCGATGCCTAATTATTTGGCATCGGTTGGTGGAGATTACTTTGCtgtggatgatgatagATTTATTCGGGTTCCAGAAAATGTTTCTACTGTCGTAGACCTGCTGGACACGAAGGGGATCTCTTGGAGTGAGTATCAAGAGCATCAACCTTATACAGGGTTCCAAGGGTTTAATTATTCCAATCAGGAAACGTTTGCGAGCGATTATGTGAGAAAACATAATCCGTTGGTTTTGTATGATTCAATTgtgaatgatgatgacagGCTAGCAAATCTGAAGAATTTCACTCAGTTTTACAAGGACTTGGAGGACGAGAAGTTGCCTCAATATGCAATTATCACGCCTAATATGACCAATGATGGACACGATACCACCATCAAGTTTGCTGCTGACTGGAGTAGAAGTTTCTTGGAGCCCCTGCTATCTAATGAGTACTTTATGCGTGATACTCTTGTACTGTTAACTTTTGATGAGAATGATACGTATACTTCAGCTAACAGGGTGTTTTCCATTTTGCTTGGTGGTGCCGTACCTGAACATCTGAAAGGCACTACTGATGACACTTACTACGACCACTACAGTCAATTGTCATCTATCGAGGCTAATTGGGACTTACCACATTTGGGGAGGCATGATGTAGACGCCAATGTTTTCCAATTTGTTGCTGACAAGATTGGGGTTACGAATGTCGACGTGGAAACGACGTACAAGTATAACAATTACACCTACATAGGTTACTTCAATGATGTGAACATTGAATTCCCTGCTCCAAATGTTACTGCAATTAATAAGAACGGTAAAGGAATTCTAGACTCAATCAAGGAGGTTTGGGAAAAGGAGTACGAAAAACAGGTGGCGGGCTCTTATTTTACTTCAACAACTACTACTGTCACACCAAGCTCTCATTCAACTGCTGATATTATTGTGCCTGTGGAAACTGTGCTTTCGCAAACAGCAGATTATAATAACGCTAAAGATGCTAGTTCCTCGGTTACTAGTTCCTCAGTTACTGTTTTCTCGGTTGCTAATTCCCCAGCAGGTGCAGCATTTCAGCTGTTACCAGGCATGCCTTTTTCAGTGCAACTCCTATTTACATTATTGATAGGATTCGTTGTCTAA